Part of the Limihaloglobus sulfuriphilus genome is shown below.
CATTTAACCTTTCGCAAGTGAATCGAATAACAGATTAGCTCGGTTTAGTGAGACCTGTTGTACTTGTCAACCACTCATGAGACCGCTGAAAAACTCCAGATTTAGCCCTATTTGCTCTTTCACAAGTTTATATAATTTGATAGTTTGACAAAATTTGCAGGACAATTGTAAGCCAATCGGGACAAAATTTAGGCTTAAAAATCGCTCATTTTCTGTGTCAGGACGTACATTACCCACTGTTCATTGGTACTGACCTATGAATTTGAAGAATATCAACCAGCTTTTTTCAGCCGGTAGCCGGTGATTCTGGCCTGGCGGAAATAGCGTATTTCAATCTCGGTTGGCACAGACTTGGCGTCGCGTGGAGGTGCCTCTGGCAAGTTACTGAAAAAGACATCATCAGGGCGATTTCCGTCTAAAGCCATATGCGGCCTCCAGGAATTGTACCAAACCTGGAATTCATTGCATAAACCATGCAGATGGTCGATGCCTCTGATGATAGGAACATGATTGAGCCATTCTGATTTTAGGGTTAAATTTGCTCTTTCAGTTACAGAAATCGAACCTTTCTTTCCGATAGCTCCAAGCCTGTGTTTTATATGGTTGTTATTCTTCAGGCACTCTTCGAAAGCTTCACTTATAAAAGCACTTCCCTGGTCAGATATGATGTGCTTTGGTGAACCATACTTTTCTATGGCTTCTTCAATCGCATTGATTACCCAGCCGGCATTGGGCCCTTCCAGCGGCACTGCAGCCATGATTTTGCGTGAAAAATGATCGATTACAACTACTACATGCACCTCTAATAAGCCCCATTTATAGACAATTGTAGTATCAATTGACCAGACATGGTTTGGGTACCAGGCAGGGATTGAACGGGCTTCGGTTTCATCTTCTGTTTTCTTTGGTTTGGATGCTTTACGTGGCTTTTTTCTCGGTTCCGGCCTGTTAAGAATAGCGGATTCAACTCATAAGTGCAATTAAGTCGCCAAAATTGTGGTGAGCTGGTATACTCTCTCACTGAATTATGGTGACCTCAACGAAAGGAACACTTATGAGAGCGTACAAGCAGCTCACCGAAGACGATCGTATCGAAATATATGCCATGAAGCAAGCAGGAAATCAACAAAAACAAATAGCTGCGGCGTTGGGCGTTTCTCCCAGCACGATCAGCAGGGAACTGGCCCGCAATACAGGTCTGCGGGGCTATCGCCCTAAGCAGGCCCAGCAAAAGGCTTTATATCGACGGATGGCCGCCCGTAAAGCAGTCAAAATGAAGCCGGAGACGATAGAATACATTGAATCCCGCCTCCGGCAGCAACATTCGCCGGAGCAGATCGCAAAACGCATGAAAACCGATCCCCACTGGCAGGGGCCGGCCGTCAGTCATGAGCGGATTTACCAGCACATTTGGCAGGATAAAGCCCGGGGAGAAACCCTGTATACCCATCTGCGGATTGCCGGGACCAAACAAAGAAGAAAACGAAGAAACAGCCGGGACCGGCGTGGAACGATCAAAAACAGGGTTGGTATCGAAAAACGCCCACCGGTTGTAGAGAGAAAAAACCGCATCGGGGACTGGGAAGGCGACACCGTCGTGGGGAAAAACCATCAGGGAGCCCTGGTAACCCTGGTTGACCGCAAAAGCAAGCTGACGCTGATCGGTAAGGTAGATCGTTATACCGCCGAAGCGGTTGAACGGACCATTATCGCCCTGATCGGCACGCTGCCCCGACGAACCTATACACTGACAGTGGACAATGGCAAAGAATTTTCAAACCATGAATCTATTGCCCATAACCTTAAAATTAAGGTCTTCTTTGCCGATCCCTACAGTGCATGGCAGCGGGGCTTGAATGAGAATACCAATGGCTTGATCCGTCAGTATGTACCAAAAGGAAGTGACATCCGAATGCTGACCAATCAGAAGATTGAGCACATAATGAATCGACTGAATAATCGACCCAGAAAATCTCTTGGATTTTTAACCCCAAATGAAGTATTCTATAAGAGGAAAAAACTAACAGGATAACAAAACAGGATTTAACTTAATTGCACTTGGGAGTTGAATCCGCGAATGTTTCTGACAGTCGAGGCTGAGAGAAAAATACCCAGGAGTTTGAGCTGATTGGCAACTCTGAACCTGCCCCACCCTGCATTGGCTTTCGTTATCTGCCAGACCAGAGCAGCCAACTCGGCAGGTGTCATGTTTGCAGGGACAACTGCCTGAGCTTTTTCTTCTATATTCTTGAGCCAGCGATAGAGTGTTGACCTGGCAATTCCAAGATGCTCTTTCACCCTTCGTCTTGGTATCTGAAAGGTTTCCATATAGCAGAGAATAAACAGCTTCTCGCGAATAATATAGCGTTTTTTATTGTTCTGCTTTTTTAGGGCCTTCTGCAATATGGATACCTGCGTCTCCAGCTGAGTAACCTTATCGCGTAGAAAGATGAGTTCTTTATCTTTTTCAGTAATATCCATCCCGGCAAGTCTTTTGAGGCTTCGTTCTCGAACCGTTCCAGAAAACCCTGCAGCAAGAACCGCGGCCTTCACAATCAACCTCACAGCAATGTTGATAATCTCTATTTTTTGGGACATATTGTTTTGCTCATAATGTTAATAATATTGCTAATTCGAAGTCTAATTATAGCATTTTGAGCCAAAACTTCAAACTCGTTTACTTTGTTCATAAGTTATTATGAATAAATGAGATAACATAGTTCCATAGGTGGCCCCATTAGTCATTGACAAGTACAGGTGGTCTCATTCGGCCTTGACAACTACAGCGGGTCCTACACCGGCTTAATAAATAGAAAATCTCCAATAACCTTACAAACGGAATTGCTTAAATACATATTTATAAAGATTATCTTTGACAAAATCATTATATTAAGATAGTATACATTATGATTTATGTTTTGATTTGGAAATGACTTCTATAAATTACAGAAGATGCCCTTTACTTAATATCAATATTCTCATCGCTATATTAAGGCCACAGCGATGGGAAAAAGATGATGGAAAAATGTGTCAAAAAAGTTAGAAATCAGCATACATCATGTGTAGAGTATGCATTTTATTTTGTGATCACGAAAAGTTAAATTTATGTAAAATACTGTTAAAAACACATAGCAAAAACTAATTTAGGTTTTGATTTCTTGCTTTAAACTTGTTTTAGAGTTTCTCTAAAAACGAACAGTAACTATTGTAAACGTTAGTGCTATGATTATAATACGCTCTTTAATAATTGAATCACAGTAGAATCTAATTATACGGATTATACGGAATTTGTAAATATGAACGAAGCAGGACTTTTTTGACTGGCACGAACGTTTTGATGATCTTAATAATCCAGTTCGTGAAGAAACGATTTTTTCTACGTTCTGATAGATTTATCTGCAAAAACGGCTTTTCTGCATAAAAGTTAACAAAAGCATTGTAAGGGC
Proteins encoded:
- a CDS encoding DDE-type integrase/transposase/recombinase; translated protein: MLNRPEPRKKPRKASKPKKTEDETEARSIPAWYPNHVWSIDTTIVYKWGLLEVHVVVVIDHFSRKIMAAVPLEGPNAGWVINAIEEAIEKYGSPKHIISDQGSAFISEAFEECLKNNNHIKHRLGAIGKKGSISVTERANLTLKSEWLNHVPIIRGIDHLHGLCNEFQVWYNSWRPHMALDGNRPDDVFFSNLPEAPPRDAKSVPTEIEIRYFRQARITGYRLKKAG
- a CDS encoding IS30 family transposase, whose translation is MRAYKQLTEDDRIEIYAMKQAGNQQKQIAAALGVSPSTISRELARNTGLRGYRPKQAQQKALYRRMAARKAVKMKPETIEYIESRLRQQHSPEQIAKRMKTDPHWQGPAVSHERIYQHIWQDKARGETLYTHLRIAGTKQRRKRRNSRDRRGTIKNRVGIEKRPPVVERKNRIGDWEGDTVVGKNHQGALVTLVDRKSKLTLIGKVDRYTAEAVERTIIALIGTLPRRTYTLTVDNGKEFSNHESIAHNLKIKVFFADPYSAWQRGLNENTNGLIRQYVPKGSDIRMLTNQKIEHIMNRLNNRPRKSLGFLTPNEVFYKRKKLTG
- a CDS encoding helix-turn-helix domain-containing protein; this encodes MSQKIEIINIAVRLIVKAAVLAAGFSGTVRERSLKRLAGMDITEKDKELIFLRDKVTQLETQVSILQKALKKQNNKKRYIIREKLFILCYMETFQIPRRRVKEHLGIARSTLYRWLKNIEEKAQAVVPANMTPAELAALVWQITKANAGWGRFRVANQLKLLGIFLSASTVRNIRGFNSQVQLS